In the genome of Dermacentor silvarum isolate Dsil-2018 unplaced genomic scaffold, BIME_Dsil_1.4 Seq11700, whole genome shotgun sequence, the window ATAAACGCCCATGTGGCTGTTTTTCTGTTTCGTGTGTAGCGAAAGCCTCTGCGCGCGTTGGTGGGCTGTGCTGCTCAGCTACGCCCGGAAGATCAACTGTGGGCATTCCAGCGGGCCGACGatgccgccagagctcaagggctcgtggcagacGCCTAAGCAGGGTAAAGTCCAACCTATCAACATGCCGGACAAAAAATAAAGTTGTTGCCTACCTACCTTATTTTATTGATCTTGCTAAAGCCTCCGACTGAACAATTACATTCTTAACACGCATCAGCTGACCttttcacccgccgcggtggcttaacggctattgtgttgcgctgctaatgctaaacacgaggtcacgtgctcgaatcccgaccacggcttCCTCATTTAAGTGGCGACCTAAGAAAAAATACCAGTGTCCCGTccattaggggcacgttaaaagTGCCCTGGTGGTGAAATTTTGTACCGACTCCCCCACTGCAACCTGCCTCGTCGTCAAATGgtgcttttggcacgtgaaaccctagAATTGAATTACTGAGCTCAGTTTTCATGGAATTACCCTGGCCTGCATTCAAATTAATGTCTAATTACATTCACAAGAGGAAAGAAACGGTTACATTTCACAATACATTTCGTACCCAGTGATTCTGCTTGCAGACACTTCTTTCTGGAGAGGGTGGGTGCGTAATCTCGTGGTATGCTTCACATTTCTCTGGCTTTCTTTCTTCAACTAGTAAAGTTAAGTAGCATAATTCTAACTCGTTCAAGATTTATATCGCTATTCTATGTTTCTTATATTGGCCTCTAACGACTTATTGACGCCATGTCAATTAGCACAGTAATTACAAGGTCATTTAAATAATTGTGAATATCTACTTCAGTTTCATCAACAACAAAAATTGGTGGATGCTTTTAAAGGAAGCTATAAACAATATGTACTCGGCGCCCGTCCTTGTCCACTTTACTCTTTGTATCCATTATTATTTGCGCTAATCTGACGTAACTATATTGCGAGACCAACTAGGCCGAAAGTCTGTCCTCCTGTACTTAGTTTCGTTCGTGTGAAATGGTTAATCTTTTTTTTAGAGTTTGCTGCATATTAGCTGGTGCACcatggcagtggcgtagccagaaattttcttCGGGAGGCACATGGCCCAAGACGGGAACGGAGAGTGAGCATGGTTTCGTCGCATACTTGACCAAAAATTTTATCGTGTGGGGGGCTAGGGCGGAGGGGGCACGTGCCCGGTTTGCTCTCTACCTGGCTACGCCAAAGCCCTATGTGTATTAATTAATTTATAATGTGATATGCCTTGCACAAATCAGCGTATATTGTGCTGTCATGTTACATGCCAGTTTAAAATTTAGGTGCCATAATAATCTAAAAAAATgtagagcccttccactactgtaaagattgaagccagcgaagctgtgactatgggtctgctgtagtgaatattgaccccacgatgagaatgggtgTATCGTCATTGGGCATCACCAAACCGAatatgtctatcatgaacgttccggttcaGAAACTTGCGTTGAAACCTTGCTGTCACACAGGGGAAGTTGGCGCTActgttgccgaggcgtgcaccactgttgtcgggttcctggaggccAAGACGACGTAGATGTTTTGTCTCAActtcgcgctcccgcaactccgggtctgcggctcttcgctgacgtttcgcctgggcttcggaagccctcacgccagATTCGGcccgtcgatgacgagccctttcccgagcgcgttcgcggcggcgttgctcaaacgcgttaggactcgtcgtcagttgctcacgaatggctcatacccccttaagcaatggctcatacatctgtaaacgcggcctccccattacgacgacagaagaaaagtgaaattctacgctgaaatgattacaggcaacgcagccaactgtgaaacagacgacgacgacgaacgcgggagcactggaacgagcgcgtgccgagtacGAGCGCATGTCGGCACGGAATCTAATGGCACGAGCGCAAActgaggggcgccaatgagcaaGCTGAGGAAGAAGTCGACGACACTCGAgtcaatgttgatgatgatagctttttttttctacacgcggataCGATTCAGAGGGAACtagccttaacagcttcgctgcacaaATCGATCATTTGAGGTATTATGATAATGAAATAAAATCTCAGTTGGATTTTAATCTTCCCATCATAATTATGCTACAATATGCTTTCTTACATACAATGATTACTGGACATCATCGTCGAGTCAATTACCGCATTGACAGCAAGTACAAAATGGGAGACTTCGAATAATGTCATGTTCTTGTTACAATGCACGTATGAGACCAACTTGTAAAGAAACTTCATATATGGCGCATAAAAAACGTCATTACATATATCCTTGCCACTATAACATTTTCAATAATATATTACTCTAGTCTATGAATTATTATTGGTGAAAATCAATAATGAAGAGTGTGCACAGCGATAGTTGCGCAGCCAAGTGGGGTGCAACGAAGAGATCTGTCGTGAATGTTGTTGCAGCCGACGTATGGTGAAACGATGTGCCCGCTAATGTTGCAGCTTGCTATTGTCACGGAAGAATTGTTGCGCTGTTGGTCGCTCAAATAATTGTTTTAGATGTCAACTGGTAACCATTTTTTTCGTTTCTCGGCGCGCCCGTTCGGGCATAGAGTTCAGACATTTGCGGAGAGAATACTCTCTGAAACATTTACAACGTCTTGCGTGTTCTGGTGTTGCCTTTCTTTAACGGGGTCAAGCgttgaaaaaaggaaagaagacgaATAGAACCAAATTTGTAATACACATAAATAAGTTGTGTCTCATGCGGCTAAAGAAAAATGCCATTTTTAGAGTTTAACAGTATTTATAACTCCGGTGCTGCTATGAGCAGCCAAAGGAGGTGTTCCAGGAGACGCCATTGGAGTTGTGGTACGAATCTGACATCCTGAACAAGAGCGCCTTCCCCGTCGAGCACCTGGCCGATGCTCTCAGGCTGGCGGTGTTGTACAAGCAAGGCGGCGTGTACCTCGACATCGACGTCATCGTGATGCGGTCGCTCGACTCGCTGCCATCTTGCGTCTGCCAGTCGCCAGTGGTGAGCTGTTACGCAGGCGACCACTGCATGCAAGGAACGATTGCAGAGTATTTTAGCATAGCGTTGCCGGTCTGCAGTTACCGTTAGCGGCGCTGCCCTCCGCCCAATGTGCTTGCGCGGGATTCACTTAGCATGCGCATTTGTGGGGAAGGGGTCTGTGTCACTGCGTGGTGAAACACTGTACTTACGGATTGACTAAAacgcatttatttatttcttaataTTTTGTTTTATTATATGACATAGGAGTATGGGGTGCGCGAACATTCGATGCTTTCAGTGCGGACCCAATAATTTTGTTGGGTCGAAGAATTCGATTTGATTCATGTGCTGCCGCTGACACGACGACGCCCATCTAACTGCATTACAGGCAACACGCGAAAGATAAAAAGGACGTCTTTGACAAATATATTGTTCATAAATAGGTTGCTTGGATGGGCAGACTATACAAAGCAGATGCGTTGACCTGTAGATATATCGGCTAGTCTTTCTAAAGTATTTAAAGTCTAAGTCATCCTTTTATTCAATGTAATTTTTGCCTGTCATCCGCTACGTACTGTGACAGGGTGTAGTGAATGCGAAAGAGTACGATTATTACCACAAATATGAATAAAAGATCGGACTCTTCATTGGGCGAATTCGGCAGACTTGTGCCGAAAATAGAAAGGGACACTTGAGCGACAACGGCCGCACCGATCACGGTCCCCGAATCTGAACAGACTGATCAGGCCAATCCGATATTTACATCCCGAATAATCGCATGGGCTCGCATAGACTATAGATCAGCCCCATATTACAAATCACATTCAGACCCTTCCAAGGATGAATTTCGTACAGCACGTTGGTACAGCACTAGTGTGAAGTCCGGCCTCCCATGCCTCAGATCgacgcgcatatatatatatatatatatatatatatatatatatatatatatatatatcttgcgtCGATACCAACAACACCGCCTTAAAAAACGTAATCTTTTCTGGCCCTTACATCGTGTAgagatggttgaccagcgaagctaaaAAGGAGCGGCCACGGTGTTCATCTTCAGGTTTATCACGCTGGCATATTAAAGTGTTTCAGAACTGTGTTACGCAATTATGTGTCAGCTTACGCGCCCCTTTATGCCGAGCAATGAAGACATGTACACAATTGGCGTTGGCGGCACGGCGGCGACGAGTGGACTCCCGGCGCTGTTCGCGGCACCGTTTTTCGTACGCGAGCTGCTCCTTGGGCGAACGCACGGCACGTGGTGATGCCATTGCGATGTCGGAGAGAGAATGACGAGCGAGCACACCGCTACGAGAGAGGAACGATGTCACCAACAGCGCggccaatagaccgatcccaccaaccgatctgcgcatgcgccggcttTCCGGAAGTAGAaatgccaccatcttggttgtagtacAGTGGTCAAgcacaccaccgcagtccgcgctcgttgagtactgcgcacgatcTTCCCAGACATCTCGGCGACTCCACCACctagaaacattcgtcatgtattttaagaaattacatcggctgttcattgcagcaggcgaggcgaacgttgaaaagtgcctgctgctctttcatttctgttgttacccgctgattacaggttgagtatcgtatttgttcgagctctGTATGTAGTACTTGCTGATGTGcacggtcgttttgcgttactatttttgcacacgtgcatctcggtgactgcaacgttatgttggCTTAGCGAcagacataataggatttgtatacctgttggaaacaggtttgaaatgcggcacCGAAACTTTCGTGGCCTAATGATggttacctacatgggtttcgcacacgacttgcagacttcggtaacagcgacatctagaagttcttaggttagctaggcggcgtttttaacataaaaatgccgatagccaatcatcgccaagtcatcgatagctaatcaatagctaatccagaatcgataaatgatcaataaattccgcaaaattctggggatgacttggcagtgcttagcctacccaaatacgtgaccaataccttgcgatagccaaacaatagtcaatcaatagctaatttataatcaataaatttcggaaaatgctggggatggcttggtagttcttagcctagcccaaatacgtggtcaataccttgcgatagccaatagatagctaatcaatagctaatcgacaatcgatcaataataaaaaatttgggaaatgctggagatgactcgGAAGTGCTtagccaaatacgtggccaataccttgcgatagccaatcgatagccaatcaatagctaatcgataatcgacaaataatcaataaattctgggaaatctaagtacacgggtgttttcgcatttcgtccccatcgaaatgcggccgctattcgtccccgtgttttttctcgcgctgtgtattaccagtacaaCCTAatcgttggatccacgtctctcgaagctttcgctctttagaaaacacatacaatccgaagcctttgtcccttgcgTCGTTGTTTTAGCATCCAGGAACGCAGCAGGCccatcctcccatcgcacgatggctctatacgaaccataaaaattgccaaaaaacgttcggaaacaggacgcacaggcactccgggcggctggagcggccagatgactacaagtaccagcatgcaccgcggcagcggtggcgcagtgaaactggccggtgggatcggtctattgcgCACAACACGTTAATTCTCCGcttgctccctcacacttggcgcTTGCGCACTCCCCGCAGGCTGCGCTACGTCACACCCACGGTGCAAGCTTACCAGACGTTCCTTTTCCTTttgctccctcacacttggcgcgtgtGCACTCCACGCATCAACGTTGCGAGGGTGTATGTACGTCACCAACACGTGTCACTCCGAGGTGAAAGACAATCCTCTCCTCTTGCAATCCCTCGCCTCTTGCTCCTAACACCTCTCCaagtcgttcttttttttttcgcgcatgcgcactggttTTTCCGGAGAGCCTTTCTGGGCACGGACggacgtttcgcctaggcatatacagcttcgctgtaaaaaaaaggaaaactaatTTTGTTACACGCAGGAGAATGGCGACATGGTGAGCAACGGCTTCTTGGCTTTTAGCCGAGGCGATCCCTTTCTGCTGTACCTGATGTTACGCGCACGCGAAGTCTACAGGCCGGAAGAGTGGAGCTCCATTGGACCCCAGCTGCTGCGTCGGGTAACGCTGGCCCAATGCGGGGCCCGCGATGTGAAAACGCTGCTCGGACGCCGATGTGGCGGCGACACGGGCTTCACGGTACGCTCTTACAAGTCTCTTTTTCCGAAACTACCAACAATAAACCAGGATATAGCCTGGACATAAGCGCCTTCTTAAAAGCAATCCGATCCCCCGCGTTCTATTAGGCGTATACCAACAACGTATACAACGAATTTCCAACGGGTTTCCAACTGATTTTCAAGGATATTCCGACCAGTTACCAATAGTTTCGAACTGGCTCCCATTGGCTTCGACCTGCCCT includes:
- the LOC119434517 gene encoding lactosylceramide 4-alpha-galactosyltransferase-like — encoded protein: PKEVFQETPLELWYESDILNKSAFPVEHLADALRLAVLYKQGGVYLDIDVIVMRSLDSLPSCVCQSPVENGDMVSNGFLAFSRGDPFLLYLMLRAREVYRPEEWSSIGPQLLRRVTLAQCGARDVKTLLGRRCGGDTGFT